The following are from one region of the Amycolatopsis sp. QT-25 genome:
- the cmk gene encoding (d)CMP kinase — translation MVAMDGPSGTGKSTVSRKLATKLGAGYLDTGAMYRMVTLAVLRAGVDPADADAVSDVARKAELGIGTSPDDATVTLAGEDVAAEIRGADVTTAVSPVSAVPAVRELLVARQRDLITEVLGRVGGIVVEGRDIGTVVSPEAPLKIFLTASAEVRAARRSAQDSAAGRETTHDVAKAAVQRRDRLDSTRAASPLRAAEDAVEVDTSALNIDQVIVALAELALHRGLLEGCPAEAAR, via the coding sequence GTGGTCGCGATGGACGGCCCGTCCGGAACCGGGAAATCCACGGTTTCGCGGAAGCTCGCGACCAAACTCGGCGCCGGCTACCTCGACACCGGCGCGATGTACCGCATGGTCACCCTCGCCGTCCTGCGCGCCGGGGTCGACCCGGCCGACGCGGACGCGGTTTCCGACGTCGCCCGCAAGGCCGAACTCGGCATCGGAACCAGTCCCGACGACGCGACCGTGACCCTGGCGGGAGAAGACGTCGCCGCCGAGATCCGCGGTGCGGACGTCACCACGGCGGTGTCGCCCGTTTCGGCCGTCCCCGCGGTCCGCGAACTGCTGGTCGCCCGGCAGCGCGACCTCATCACCGAGGTGCTCGGCCGGGTCGGTGGCATCGTGGTCGAAGGCCGCGACATCGGCACCGTCGTCTCGCCCGAAGCGCCGCTCAAGATCTTCCTCACCGCTTCAGCCGAGGTTCGCGCCGCGCGCCGCAGCGCGCAGGATTCCGCCGCCGGCCGCGAAACCACTCATGACGTCGCGAAGGCGGCGGTGCAACGGCGTGACCGCCTGGATTCCACACGAGCGGCTTCACCCCTGCGCGCGGCCGAAGACGCCGTCGAGGTGGACACCTCGGCGCTCAACATCGACCAGGTGATCGTCGCGCTGGCGGAACTGGCGCTGCACCGCGGTCTTCTCGAAGGCTGCCCCGCCGAGGCCGCCAGGTGA
- the scpB gene encoding SMC-Scp complex subunit ScpB — translation MNPENTEEIQKTEEIPETGDGRKASITESDEVQDASNPPEADQPEAGGEEPPADQGLVAAGDGDYPDVTSDEVLEAALEALLLVVDSPINEESLADTVGQPVSRVTVALRTMAQKFTERASGIDLRRVGEGWRFYTRDVYAPFVEKLLLDGQRSKLTRAALESLAVIAYRQPVTRARVAAVRGVNVDGVIRTLLARGLIEEMGTDPETTGTLYVTTELFLERLGLSSLADLPPIAPLLPEVDTIDDI, via the coding sequence GTGAACCCCGAGAACACCGAAGAGATCCAGAAGACCGAAGAGATCCCCGAGACCGGTGACGGGCGGAAAGCTTCCATCACCGAGTCCGACGAGGTACAGGACGCTTCCAACCCGCCGGAGGCCGACCAGCCGGAGGCGGGAGGGGAGGAGCCGCCTGCCGACCAGGGGCTCGTGGCGGCGGGTGACGGCGACTACCCCGACGTCACCTCCGACGAGGTGCTCGAAGCGGCGCTCGAGGCGTTGCTCCTGGTCGTCGACTCGCCGATCAACGAGGAGTCGCTCGCCGACACCGTCGGGCAGCCCGTGTCGCGGGTCACCGTGGCGCTGCGCACGATGGCGCAGAAGTTCACCGAGCGGGCCAGCGGAATCGACCTGCGCCGAGTCGGCGAAGGGTGGCGGTTCTACACTAGGGACGTCTATGCCCCGTTCGTGGAGAAGCTTCTGCTCGACGGCCAGCGTTCCAAGCTGACGCGAGCCGCACTGGAGAGCCTCGCCGTGATCGCCTATCGGCAGCCGGTGACCAGGGCCAGGGTCGCCGCCGTCCGCGGGGTGAACGTGGACGGGGTGATCAGGACGCTGCTGGCACGCGGCCTGATCGAGGAGATGGGGACCGACCCCGAAACCACAGGCACGCTGTACGTGACGACCGAGCTGTTCCTGGAGCGACTGGGCCTCTCGTCCCTGGCCGACCTTCCGCCCATCGCTCCGTTGCTACCCGAAGTGGACACCATCGATGACATCTGA
- a CDS encoding pseudouridine synthase — MTSDPHPDGIRLQKVLSQAGVASRRAAEDLIVRGRVSVDGKVVTELGRRVDPDSSVIHVDGTRVQVREDLVYLLLNKPKGVHSTMSDDRGRPCVGDYLRGRYEETPGIVHVGRLDENTEGLLLLTNDGDLGHRLMHPSFRVLKTYFAEVEGIVPRGLGKELRAGFELPDGIVKVDQFRVKDMLAGRTQIELVIHEGRKHIVRRLMAATGHPVRKLVRTALGDVQLGAQRSGSIRRLNRGEVGSLYRAVDL; from the coding sequence ATGACATCTGACCCGCATCCCGACGGCATTCGGCTGCAGAAGGTCCTTTCGCAGGCCGGCGTCGCCTCGCGCCGCGCGGCCGAGGACCTGATCGTGCGCGGTCGCGTGAGCGTGGACGGCAAGGTGGTCACCGAACTCGGCCGCCGGGTCGATCCGGACAGCTCCGTGATCCACGTCGACGGCACCCGCGTCCAGGTCCGGGAGGACCTCGTCTACCTCCTGCTGAACAAGCCCAAGGGCGTACACAGCACGATGAGCGACGACCGCGGCCGCCCGTGCGTCGGCGACTACCTGCGCGGCCGGTACGAGGAGACGCCCGGCATCGTGCACGTCGGCAGGCTCGACGAGAACACCGAGGGGCTCCTGCTGCTCACCAACGACGGCGACCTCGGCCACCGGCTGATGCACCCGTCGTTCCGCGTGTTGAAGACCTACTTCGCCGAGGTCGAGGGCATCGTCCCGCGCGGGCTCGGCAAGGAACTGCGGGCCGGTTTCGAGCTGCCGGACGGCATCGTCAAGGTCGACCAGTTCCGGGTCAAGGACATGCTGGCCGGTCGCACCCAGATCGAACTGGTCATCCACGAGGGCCGCAAGCACATCGTGCGGCGGCTGATGGCGGCCACCGGGCACCCGGTGCGCAAACTGGTCCGGACCGCGCTCGGCGACGTCCAGCTCGGTGCCCAGCGGTCGGGTTCGATCCGGCGGCTGAACCGCGGCGAGGTCGGTTCGCTCTACCGCGCCGTCGATCTGTGA
- a CDS encoding cation:proton antiporter regulatory subunit yields MNVEVTPLPGIGVRKDFATRNGRRVGVVTHRDGHVELIVSKTDDPDACLASLPLTTDEAGALANLLGAPQLVAQLTEEHRDLPGINTKQLPIKASSPFDGRTLGDTAMRTRTSVSVVAVMRAGQVHPSPTPDFNLTAGDVLVAVGTSEGLEAAVKILKYG; encoded by the coding sequence GTGAACGTCGAAGTGACCCCGCTCCCCGGAATAGGCGTCCGCAAGGACTTCGCCACCCGCAACGGCCGCCGCGTGGGCGTGGTGACCCATCGCGACGGACACGTCGAGCTGATCGTGTCCAAAACGGACGATCCCGACGCCTGCCTGGCCTCACTTCCGCTCACCACCGACGAAGCGGGCGCGCTGGCGAACCTGCTCGGCGCGCCCCAGCTGGTCGCCCAGCTCACCGAAGAGCACCGGGATCTGCCCGGTATCAACACCAAGCAACTGCCGATCAAGGCGTCGTCGCCGTTCGACGGCCGGACGCTGGGCGACACGGCCATGCGGACCCGCACGAGCGTCTCGGTCGTCGCGGTGATGCGGGCCGGGCAGGTCCACCCCTCCCCCACGCCGGACTTCAATCTCACCGCGGGCGACGTCCTCGTCGCGGTCGGCACCTCGGAAGGTCTCGAGGCCGCCGTCAAGATCTTGAAGTACGGCTGA
- a CDS encoding lysophospholipid acyltransferase family protein: MSAKGLPEGASGPIHTFGRGISKFVVRPAFRVRVHGADRVPPSGPVVFIANHSSMVEPQLLFGMFARRTAFLVKAELFRGFVGWFFPKLGQIPVKRGAVDRKPLMTAVKVLEDGGAVGIFPEGTRGLGDAENFERGAAFLVRAGNATVVPVATRGTYKPAGAKRRWRPRVDILVGEPFTPAIGKGRTGLEEGTERLRVALADLVKALDEWRSEHGLRDTRQDREATNVWI; encoded by the coding sequence GTGAGCGCGAAGGGACTGCCCGAAGGCGCGAGCGGCCCGATCCACACCTTCGGCAGGGGGATCTCGAAGTTCGTCGTCCGGCCCGCGTTCCGCGTCCGGGTCCACGGCGCCGACCGCGTGCCGCCGTCCGGGCCGGTGGTGTTCATCGCCAACCACAGCTCGATGGTCGAACCGCAGCTGTTGTTCGGAATGTTCGCCCGGCGCACGGCGTTCCTGGTCAAGGCGGAACTCTTCCGGGGGTTCGTCGGCTGGTTCTTCCCGAAGCTGGGCCAGATCCCGGTGAAACGGGGTGCGGTGGACCGCAAACCGCTGATGACGGCGGTGAAGGTGCTCGAGGACGGCGGTGCGGTGGGGATCTTCCCCGAAGGCACCCGCGGTCTCGGTGACGCCGAAAACTTCGAGCGCGGCGCGGCCTTCCTGGTCCGCGCCGGGAACGCGACCGTGGTTCCGGTCGCCACTCGGGGGACGTACAAACCCGCCGGCGCCAAGAGGCGTTGGCGGCCACGCGTCGACATTTTGGTCGGCGAACCTTTCACTCCCGCGATCGGGAAGGGAAGGACAGGGCTGGAGGAGGGAACCGAGCGGCTTCGCGTCGCGCTCGCGGACCTCGTGAAGGCACTGGACGAATGGCGCTCGGAGCACGGGCTCCGAGACACGCGACAGGATCGAGAAGCAACGAATGTCTGGATTTGA
- a CDS encoding Xaa-Pro dipeptidyl-peptidase, producing MLAGILAVAAACGAVAAPQAAAGPRGSEPVYDFAQAVRETAWVDIGLDGDGDGRPDRVAADIIRPKEPAAQGKKVPVIMDASPYYSCCGRGNESELKTYDSAGRPVGFPLYYDNFFVPRGYAVVLVDLAGTNKSRGCTDVGGPSDVNSARKVVDWLNGRANGYTTATGSARTNATWSTGAVGMIGKSYDGTIANGVAATGVDGLKTIVPIGAISSWYDYYRSDGANLRQGSPAGLAQTVSQRNGGQNCSAANRKLTAGATANGDYNAFWLDRDHVQSASKVKASVLASHGLGDLNVKTINFGQWWEALNVERKLWLTQAGHVDPFDYRRSAWVDTLHKWFDHYLLGVDNGIEKTPGASVEREPDVWVDQAAWPAGSAVTLRPAAGGTPGVGTLGTTAGTGTASFTDSSGQSSNSWAARPTETASGRLLFSTGALAKDLHVSGTAKVTVTATPSTSTARLSAILVDYGPATIRNHTGPKEGIKNELTQSCWGASAPGNDACYLNTSTDAVSVGLNIISRGWADLANHRSLSQESPLTPGQPYTMTFRLASTDHVVPQGHQLALIIGGTDGSFISGPAQYPKITVDLGKTSLALPVAGAGPSAVPAPLPAAPAQLAPATVSGLERG from the coding sequence GTGCTGGCAGGGATCTTGGCGGTCGCCGCGGCCTGCGGTGCCGTCGCGGCACCGCAGGCCGCGGCGGGGCCGCGGGGCAGCGAACCGGTCTACGACTTCGCCCAGGCCGTCCGCGAGACGGCTTGGGTGGACATCGGTCTCGACGGGGACGGCGACGGCCGTCCGGACCGGGTCGCCGCCGACATCATCCGACCGAAGGAACCGGCGGCGCAGGGCAAGAAGGTCCCGGTCATCATGGACGCGAGCCCGTACTACTCGTGCTGCGGGCGGGGCAACGAGAGCGAGCTGAAGACCTACGACTCGGCGGGCAGGCCGGTCGGGTTCCCGCTCTACTACGACAACTTCTTCGTCCCGCGCGGCTACGCCGTGGTCCTGGTGGATCTGGCCGGTACCAACAAGTCCCGTGGCTGCACCGACGTCGGCGGGCCTTCGGACGTCAACTCGGCGCGCAAGGTCGTCGACTGGCTGAACGGCCGCGCGAACGGCTACACGACGGCGACCGGATCGGCCAGGACGAACGCGACCTGGTCGACGGGTGCGGTCGGCATGATCGGGAAGTCCTACGACGGCACGATCGCCAACGGTGTCGCCGCGACCGGTGTCGACGGGCTCAAGACCATCGTGCCGATCGGCGCCATCAGCTCCTGGTACGACTACTACCGCTCCGACGGCGCGAACCTGCGTCAGGGCAGCCCCGCGGGGCTCGCGCAGACCGTTTCCCAGCGCAACGGCGGGCAGAACTGCAGCGCGGCGAACCGGAAGCTCACCGCGGGTGCGACGGCGAACGGCGACTACAACGCCTTCTGGCTCGACCGTGACCATGTGCAGAGCGCGTCGAAGGTGAAGGCCAGCGTGCTCGCTTCGCACGGCCTGGGCGACCTCAACGTCAAGACGATCAACTTCGGGCAGTGGTGGGAAGCACTGAACGTCGAGCGCAAGCTCTGGCTGACGCAGGCCGGTCACGTCGATCCGTTCGACTACCGGCGGTCGGCGTGGGTCGACACCCTGCACAAGTGGTTCGACCACTACCTGCTCGGCGTGGACAACGGCATCGAGAAGACACCGGGCGCGAGCGTGGAACGCGAACCGGACGTCTGGGTGGACCAGGCGGCGTGGCCGGCGGGGAGCGCGGTCACCCTGCGTCCCGCGGCCGGCGGCACGCCGGGCGTCGGCACACTCGGCACCACGGCGGGGACGGGTACGGCGTCGTTCACGGACTCGTCCGGTCAGTCCTCGAACAGCTGGGCGGCGAGGCCGACGGAGACCGCGAGCGGACGCCTGCTGTTCAGCACCGGCGCGCTGGCGAAGGATCTGCACGTCTCCGGGACGGCGAAGGTGACTGTGACCGCGACACCGTCGACGTCCACAGCGCGGCTCTCGGCGATCCTCGTGGACTACGGCCCCGCGACGATCCGGAACCACACGGGACCGAAGGAAGGCATCAAGAACGAGCTGACGCAGTCGTGCTGGGGCGCGAGCGCTCCCGGCAATGACGCCTGTTACCTGAACACGAGCACCGACGCGGTCTCGGTCGGGCTGAACATCATCAGCCGCGGCTGGGCGGATCTGGCCAACCATCGTTCACTGAGCCAGGAATCGCCGCTGACGCCGGGGCAGCCGTACACCATGACGTTCCGGCTGGCGAGTACGGATCATGTCGTCCCCCAAGGACATCAGCTGGCGCTGATCATCGGCGGGACGGACGGTTCGTTCATCTCGGGTCCGGCGCAGTACCCGAAGATCACGGTGGATCTGGGCAAGACCTCGCTGGCCCTGCCCGTCGCGGGCGCGGGACCGTCGGCGGTTCCGGCTCCGCTTCCGGCGGCTCCGGCGCAGCTCGCACCGGCGACCGTTTCGGGGCTTGAGCGCGGCTAG
- a CDS encoding cation:proton antiporter, with the protein MDHTALSLIELGAVFFGLGALGRLAGKIGMSPIPLYLIGGLCFGQGGLIPLGDIGDFTHLASEIGVVLLLLLLGLEYSAAELFTGLKRSWTAGVVDIVLNAAPGAIVALILGWGPIGAIVLAGVTYISSSGIIAKVLGDLGRLGNRETPVVLSILVFEDLVMALYLPILTAVLGGVSFLGGMKAVGISLMVITVVLVIALKFGRYVSAAVDSPDREVFLLKVLGAALLVAGLASAMQVSAAVGAFLLGIAISGSTAENATHLLEPLRDLFAAVFFVVFGLNTNPASIPPVLGWAVVLAIATTLTKVGTGWWAARRQGIGKMGRARAGAALVARGEFSIVIAGLAVAAGAVTGELAALATAYVLLMAILGPTAARIVEPVARALQRRPFGSKTPASQTG; encoded by the coding sequence ATGGACCACACCGCACTGTCCTTGATCGAACTCGGGGCGGTCTTCTTCGGGCTGGGCGCGCTCGGCCGCCTCGCCGGGAAGATCGGGATGTCCCCGATCCCGCTGTACCTGATCGGCGGCCTGTGCTTCGGCCAAGGCGGCCTGATCCCACTCGGCGACATCGGCGACTTCACCCACCTCGCCAGCGAGATCGGCGTCGTGCTGCTCTTGCTCCTGCTGGGCCTGGAGTACTCGGCGGCCGAGCTGTTCACCGGGCTGAAACGCTCGTGGACGGCGGGGGTCGTGGACATCGTGCTCAACGCCGCGCCGGGAGCGATCGTCGCGCTCATCCTCGGCTGGGGGCCGATCGGCGCGATCGTGCTGGCGGGGGTCACCTACATCTCGTCCTCCGGGATCATCGCGAAGGTGCTCGGCGACCTCGGCCGGCTCGGTAACCGGGAAACGCCGGTGGTGCTGTCGATCCTGGTGTTCGAAGACCTGGTGATGGCGCTGTACCTGCCGATCCTCACCGCGGTCCTCGGCGGTGTCAGCTTCCTCGGCGGTATGAAGGCGGTCGGGATCTCGCTGATGGTGATCACGGTCGTCCTGGTGATCGCGCTGAAGTTCGGCCGGTACGTCTCCGCGGCGGTGGACAGCCCGGACCGCGAGGTCTTCCTCCTCAAGGTCCTCGGCGCGGCCCTGCTGGTCGCCGGCCTGGCTTCGGCGATGCAGGTGTCGGCCGCGGTCGGTGCCTTCCTGCTCGGCATCGCGATCTCGGGCTCGACGGCGGAGAACGCGACGCACCTGCTCGAACCGCTGCGAGATCTGTTCGCGGCCGTGTTCTTCGTCGTGTTCGGGCTCAACACCAACCCCGCGTCGATCCCGCCCGTGCTCGGCTGGGCCGTCGTCCTGGCGATCGCGACCACGCTCACGAAGGTCGGCACCGGCTGGTGGGCCGCGCGACGGCAAGGCATCGGGAAGATGGGCCGGGCCCGCGCCGGAGCCGCGCTGGTCGCGCGAGGAGAGTTCTCGATCGTCATCGCCGGACTGGCGGTGGCGGCGGGCGCGGTGACCGGCGAACTAGCGGCCCTCGCGACGGCGTACGTACTCCTGATGGCGATCCTCGGCCCGACGGCCGCGCGGATCGTCGAGCCGGTGGCACGCGCCCTGCAGCGCCGTCCTTTCGGGTCGAAGACCCCCGCTTCCCAGACCGGCTGA
- a CDS encoding TetR/AcrR family transcriptional regulator, producing the protein MVTNPRRERDRSRREQLIVTAAREIAEEEGWDAVTTRRLAAKIEYSQPVLYSHFSGKGAIMAAAALEGCAEMAAQLRKGAGTAEDSRGALRRLAENYFDFADREPALYDAIFTLASELDFAGPDSPEPVQDAFGALLEIVGPVAGEHDPGLYTETFWAALHGLVTLERGRRLPADARTERVGMLVDRFAVGG; encoded by the coding sequence ATGGTCACGAACCCCCGCCGCGAGCGGGATCGCTCGCGGCGCGAACAGCTGATCGTCACCGCCGCCCGCGAGATCGCCGAAGAGGAAGGCTGGGACGCGGTCACGACCCGGCGATTGGCGGCGAAGATCGAGTACAGCCAGCCGGTCCTCTACAGCCACTTCTCCGGCAAGGGGGCGATCATGGCGGCCGCGGCGCTCGAGGGCTGCGCCGAAATGGCCGCCCAGCTCCGGAAGGGGGCGGGCACGGCGGAGGACTCGCGCGGCGCGCTGCGGAGACTGGCCGAGAACTACTTCGACTTCGCCGACCGCGAACCCGCGCTCTACGACGCGATCTTCACCCTCGCCAGTGAGCTGGACTTCGCCGGTCCGGACAGTCCCGAGCCGGTGCAGGACGCCTTCGGTGCCCTGCTCGAAATCGTGGGCCCGGTGGCGGGTGAGCACGACCCCGGCCTCTACACCGAGACGTTCTGGGCCGCCCTGCACGGCCTGGTCACCCTCGAACGCGGCCGACGGCTCCCGGCGGACGCGCGCACGGAACGGGTCGGCATGCTCGTCGACCGGTTCGCCGTGGGCGGCTGA